The following coding sequences lie in one Peribacillus frigoritolerans genomic window:
- a CDS encoding CtsR family transcriptional regulator: MRNISDVIETYLKQVLEISQKDILEIKRSEIADKFQCVPSQINYVINTRFTIERGYVVESKRGGGGYIRIMKVESQDSVQLINQLLSLIGSRVTQSMAEGVISRLMNEDVINEREAKIMMSVIDRSVIYIDLPDRDELRARILTAMLTTLKYK; the protein is encoded by the coding sequence GTGAGAAACATATCTGATGTTATCGAAACTTATTTGAAGCAAGTACTTGAAATAAGTCAAAAAGATATCTTGGAGATTAAAAGAAGTGAAATAGCAGATAAATTTCAGTGTGTTCCTTCTCAAATCAATTACGTAATCAATACCAGGTTTACCATCGAGAGAGGTTATGTTGTAGAGAGTAAGCGTGGGGGCGGCGGTTATATACGCATCATGAAGGTGGAATCACAGGATTCCGTGCAACTTATCAACCAATTATTATCGCTTATTGGTTCCAGGGTAACTCAATCGATGGCTGAAGGAGTAATTTCACGGCTGATGAATGAAGACGTCATTAATGAAAGAGAAGCAAAGATAATGATGAGCGTCATAGATAGATCGGTGATTTATATCGACCTACCTGACCGCGATGAACTTAGGGCTAGAATTTTAACTGCGATGCTTACGACTTTAAAATATAAATGA
- a CDS encoding UvrB/UvrC motif-containing protein → MICQECHQRPATLHFTKIINGKKTEVMICEKCAQEKGEIFMDAGGPGFSINNLLAGLLNMESNIQQTKANAFPKTEERRCPHCHRSYKEFVHIGKFGCAECYKTFNEQLNPILKRVHSGNTAHIGKIPKRIGGTIYLRKQISDLKEVLKAHIDQEEFEKAAEVRDKVRSLEKRYEAQEGGEEL, encoded by the coding sequence TTGATTTGCCAAGAATGTCATCAAAGGCCTGCTACCCTGCACTTCACCAAAATCATCAATGGAAAAAAGACTGAAGTCATGATTTGTGAGAAATGTGCTCAGGAAAAAGGCGAAATATTCATGGATGCAGGCGGACCTGGTTTTTCAATAAATAATTTATTAGCAGGATTGTTGAATATGGAGTCGAATATTCAACAGACGAAGGCAAATGCATTTCCTAAAACGGAAGAGAGGCGTTGTCCGCATTGTCATCGATCTTATAAAGAATTTGTCCATATTGGCAAGTTTGGCTGTGCCGAATGTTATAAAACGTTCAATGAACAGTTAAATCCCATTTTAAAGAGAGTTCATAGCGGAAATACAGCACATATAGGGAAAATTCCAAAAAGGATCGGTGGCACCATCTATCTTCGAAAGCAAATTTCAGATTTGAAAGAAGTTTTAAAGGCCCACATTGATCAAGAGGAATTCGAGAAAGCGGCAGAGGTAAGAGATAAGGTACGTTCCCTTGAAAAAAGGTATGAAGCCCAAGAGGGAGGCGAGGAATTATGA
- a CDS encoding protein arginine kinase, giving the protein MSLEKFVENALSSWMSAEGPEIDIVLSSRIRLARNFKDFTFPTSFSNEEAKKIIELVKKRSEEEVTPEIGKLELLEIDQLQPLEKRVLVEKHLISPHLVEDSAKSACLLSENEEISIMINEEDHLRIQCLMSGLQLKETLKIANVLDDWIEESIDYAYDEERGYLTSCPTNVGTGLRASVMMHLPGLVLTQQMNNIIPAINQLGLVVRGIYGEGSQGLGNIFQISNQITLGKSERDIVEDLKSVVQQIIAQERSARDALARTSHIQLEDRIFRSYGILSNARIIETKEAATCISDVRLGIDLGYIKNISKSILNELMILTQSGFLQKYAGGPLRTHERDIRRAALIRERLNFTESSST; this is encoded by the coding sequence ATGAGCTTGGAAAAGTTTGTAGAAAACGCTTTGAGTTCCTGGATGAGTGCCGAAGGGCCGGAAATTGATATTGTATTGAGTTCGCGGATTCGGCTGGCCAGGAATTTCAAAGACTTTACCTTCCCAACCTCCTTTTCTAACGAAGAAGCTAAAAAAATAATTGAATTGGTCAAAAAAAGAAGTGAAGAGGAAGTGACTCCAGAGATTGGGAAACTGGAACTTTTAGAGATTGACCAATTGCAGCCACTGGAAAAGCGCGTTCTCGTTGAAAAACATTTAATCAGTCCTCATTTAGTCGAAGATTCAGCGAAAAGCGCATGTCTCCTTTCGGAAAATGAAGAAATAAGCATCATGATAAATGAAGAGGATCATCTCCGTATTCAATGTTTAATGTCGGGATTGCAGCTGAAGGAAACCTTAAAGATTGCAAATGTTCTTGACGATTGGATTGAAGAATCCATAGACTATGCATATGATGAAGAAAGAGGATACCTAACTAGTTGTCCGACTAATGTGGGAACAGGATTAAGGGCTTCAGTCATGATGCATCTTCCCGGCCTGGTCCTTACACAGCAGATGAATAATATCATACCGGCTATCAACCAATTGGGGTTGGTGGTTCGAGGGATTTATGGAGAGGGCAGTCAAGGTTTAGGGAATATTTTTCAAATCTCAAATCAAATTACTCTTGGAAAGTCGGAAAGGGATATCGTTGAAGACCTAAAAAGTGTAGTGCAACAAATCATAGCCCAGGAACGGTCAGCGAGGGATGCATTAGCGAGGACTTCCCACATACAATTAGAAGATAGAATTTTCCGCTCATATGGAATTTTGTCCAATGCTCGAATCATCGAGACCAAGGAGGCAGCTACCTGTATCTCCGACGTTAGGTTAGGGATAGATCTTGGGTATATAAAAAATATTTCCAAAAGCATTTTAAATGAGTTGATGATTTTGACGCAGTCGGGATTTTTACAAAAGTACGCAGGCGGCCCTTTAAGAACCCATGAAAGGGATATTCGTAGAGCAGCACTCATCCGGGAACGCTTGAATTTCACGGAATCTTCCTCCACTTAG
- the clpC gene encoding ATP-dependent protease ATP-binding subunit ClpC, with protein MMFGRFTERAQKVLALAQEEAIRLGHNNIGTEHILLGLVREGDGIAAKALYALGLGPEKIQKEVENLIGRGQDTAQTIHYTPRAKKVIELSMDEARKLGHSYVGTEHVLLGLIREGEGVAARVLNNLGVSLNKARQQVLQLLGSNESGGHQGSAASNASTPTLDGLARDLTAIAREGSLDPVIGRSKEIQRVIEVLSRRTKNNPVLIGEPGVGKTAIAEGLAQQIINNEVPEILRDKRVMTLDMGTVVAGTKYRGEFEDRLKKVMDEIRQAGNIILFIDELHTLIGAGGAEGAIDASNILKPSLARGELQCIGATTLDEYRKYIEKDAALERRFQPIQVDEPTILESIQILKGLRDRYEAHHRVSITDEAIDAAVKLSDRYISDRFLPDKAIDLIDEAGSKVRLRSYTTPPNLKELEVKLDDVRKEKDASVQSQEFEKAASLRDTEQRLREQLEETKKTWKEKQGQENSEVTVDDIAHVVSSWTGVPVTKLAQTESDKLLNMESILHDRVIGQEEAVIAVSKAVRRARAGLKDPKRPIGSFIFLGPTGVGKTELARALAESIFGDEDAMIRIDMSEYMEKHSTSRLVGSPPGYVGYEEGGQLTEKVRRKPYSVVLLDEIEKAHPDVFNILLQVLEDGRLTDSKGRTVDFRNTILIMTSNVGASALKTDKYVGFNIQDTGQDYKNMKGKVMEELKRAFRPEFLNRIDETIVFHSLEKDHLKQIVTLMSNQLTTRLKEQEIYLELTDAAREKIATEGFDPEYGARPIRRALQKHVEDYLSEELLKGNVKKGQTVVMDVVNNEFAIRQGEPVNVSE; from the coding sequence ATGATGTTTGGTCGTTTTACTGAAAGAGCCCAGAAAGTATTAGCATTAGCCCAAGAAGAGGCAATCCGTTTAGGTCATAATAATATTGGCACGGAACATATTTTACTGGGTCTTGTCCGAGAAGGTGATGGTATTGCAGCCAAAGCGTTATATGCTCTTGGATTGGGTCCGGAAAAGATTCAGAAAGAAGTGGAAAATTTAATTGGCCGTGGACAGGATACGGCTCAAACGATACATTATACCCCGAGAGCCAAGAAAGTCATTGAACTTTCCATGGATGAGGCAAGAAAATTAGGTCACTCATATGTTGGGACAGAGCATGTTCTTCTAGGTCTTATACGAGAAGGGGAAGGTGTAGCTGCCCGCGTATTGAATAATCTCGGTGTAAGTTTAAATAAAGCCAGGCAACAAGTATTACAGCTTTTGGGCAGCAATGAATCAGGTGGTCATCAAGGTTCTGCCGCTTCAAATGCGAGCACACCGACACTGGATGGCTTAGCCCGTGATTTAACGGCGATTGCCAGGGAGGGAAGCCTGGATCCCGTTATCGGAAGAAGTAAGGAAATACAGCGTGTCATTGAGGTATTAAGCCGTCGTACAAAAAATAACCCAGTATTGATCGGTGAACCTGGGGTAGGTAAAACAGCCATTGCTGAAGGGCTTGCCCAACAGATCATCAATAATGAGGTACCTGAAATTTTACGCGATAAACGCGTAATGACACTTGATATGGGTACTGTTGTGGCTGGTACTAAATACCGTGGTGAATTTGAGGACCGGTTGAAGAAAGTCATGGATGAAATACGTCAGGCGGGTAATATCATCCTATTCATCGATGAATTGCATACATTGATTGGTGCAGGTGGTGCAGAAGGTGCCATTGATGCCTCCAATATCCTAAAACCATCATTGGCCCGTGGTGAATTACAATGTATCGGTGCTACAACATTGGATGAATACCGTAAGTATATTGAAAAGGATGCTGCGCTTGAACGTCGCTTCCAGCCAATCCAAGTCGATGAGCCGACTATTTTGGAATCCATCCAAATTCTCAAGGGGCTGCGTGACCGTTATGAGGCACATCACCGCGTATCGATTACTGACGAAGCGATTGATGCCGCAGTCAAATTATCCGACCGTTATATTTCCGATCGCTTTTTACCGGATAAAGCAATTGACTTGATTGATGAAGCTGGCTCCAAGGTTAGACTGCGCTCATACACAACGCCACCTAACTTAAAGGAACTTGAAGTGAAGCTAGATGATGTTCGCAAGGAAAAGGATGCTTCCGTTCAGAGTCAGGAATTTGAAAAAGCTGCTTCGCTTCGCGATACGGAACAACGCTTAAGAGAACAATTGGAAGAAACGAAAAAAACTTGGAAAGAAAAACAAGGGCAGGAGAACAGTGAAGTCACTGTGGATGACATTGCACATGTCGTATCCAGCTGGACGGGAGTGCCAGTCACTAAATTGGCGCAAACAGAGTCAGATAAACTGCTTAATATGGAGTCAATCCTCCATGATCGTGTAATTGGGCAGGAAGAGGCCGTCATTGCGGTTTCTAAAGCAGTACGACGTGCCAGGGCAGGTTTGAAAGATCCTAAACGTCCAATTGGTTCATTCATCTTCTTGGGACCTACAGGGGTCGGTAAAACCGAGCTTGCCCGTGCTTTGGCTGAATCCATATTTGGTGATGAAGATGCCATGATTCGCATCGATATGTCTGAATATATGGAGAAACATTCGACTTCACGTCTTGTTGGATCCCCTCCAGGATATGTTGGATACGAAGAAGGCGGTCAGTTAACGGAAAAAGTGCGGAGGAAACCATACTCCGTCGTTCTGCTTGATGAAATAGAAAAGGCGCATCCGGATGTCTTCAATATCCTTCTTCAAGTATTGGAAGACGGAAGACTGACAGATTCCAAGGGGCGTACTGTCGATTTCAGGAATACCATTCTGATCATGACATCGAATGTAGGTGCGTCGGCCTTGAAAACCGATAAGTATGTCGGCTTTAACATCCAGGATACTGGCCAGGACTATAAAAATATGAAAGGGAAAGTGATGGAAGAACTCAAACGTGCATTCCGTCCGGAATTCCTGAATCGTATTGATGAAACCATCGTGTTCCACTCATTAGAGAAGGATCATTTGAAACAAATCGTTACATTAATGTCAAATCAGCTTACTACCCGTTTGAAAGAACAGGAGATATACTTGGAGCTGACAGATGCGGCTAGAGAAAAAATTGCTACGGAAGGTTTTGATCCGGAATATGGGGCAAGGCCAATCCGTAGGGCGCTTCAGAAGCATGTAGAAGATTATCTATCCGAAGAGTTGCTTAAGGGCAACGTGAAAAAAGGGCAAACGGTCGTAATGGATGTCGTTAATAATGAGTTTGCAATCCGGCAAGGCGAGCCTGTTAATGTAAGTGAATAA
- the radA gene encoding DNA repair protein RadA, which translates to MAVKKKTKFMCQSCGYESAKWMGKCPGCGEWNKMVEETEIVKPARKGAFTHSEVRGSGEREKAAPITTIQSEKEPRIKTDLMELNRALGGGIVQGSLVLIGGDPGIGKSTLLLQVSSQLAHKQKKVLYISGEESVKQTKLRADRLGTMSEHLFVYAETDMDYIQQAITEVKPDLVIIDSIQTVYHSEVTSAPGSVSQVRECTASLMRIAKTNGIAIFIVGHVTKEGAIAGPRLLEHMVDTVLYFEGERHHTYRIIRAVKNRFGSTNEMGIFEMKEHGLEEVANPSEIFLEERSQGASGSTVVASMEGTRPVLVEIQALISPTSFGNPRRMATGIDHNRVSLLMAVLEKRVGLLLQNQDAYLKVAGGVKLDEPAIDLAVAISIASSFRDKPTNPADCIIGEVGLTGEVRRVSRIEQRVQEAAKLGFERVIIPANNIGGWTAPKGIKIVGVSSVSEALKQTLGG; encoded by the coding sequence ATGGCTGTAAAAAAGAAAACAAAATTTATGTGTCAGTCTTGTGGATATGAGTCCGCGAAATGGATGGGGAAATGCCCAGGCTGCGGTGAATGGAACAAAATGGTCGAGGAAACCGAAATTGTTAAACCTGCTAGAAAGGGCGCTTTTACCCATTCGGAGGTTAGAGGTTCCGGGGAACGAGAGAAGGCAGCACCCATAACGACCATTCAATCAGAAAAAGAACCACGGATTAAGACGGATTTAATGGAATTGAATCGTGCTCTTGGGGGCGGGATCGTACAGGGGTCACTTGTATTGATCGGAGGGGACCCGGGTATCGGTAAGTCCACCCTGCTTTTACAGGTATCATCCCAATTGGCGCATAAACAGAAAAAAGTGCTATATATATCAGGTGAAGAATCAGTCAAGCAGACCAAATTGAGAGCGGACCGGCTTGGGACCATGTCGGAACATCTATTCGTTTATGCTGAAACCGATATGGACTATATCCAACAGGCCATTACAGAGGTAAAACCGGATTTGGTCATTATTGACTCCATTCAAACGGTATATCATTCGGAGGTTACATCTGCCCCGGGAAGCGTTTCACAAGTGAGGGAATGCACAGCCTCACTCATGCGCATAGCTAAAACGAACGGGATCGCGATTTTTATCGTCGGTCACGTTACAAAGGAAGGGGCCATTGCAGGGCCGCGACTGCTTGAGCACATGGTTGACACCGTTTTATATTTTGAAGGAGAAAGACACCATACATATCGAATTATACGCGCGGTCAAAAATCGCTTTGGTTCGACGAATGAGATGGGTATTTTTGAAATGAAAGAACATGGATTGGAAGAGGTTGCGAATCCATCGGAAATTTTCCTTGAAGAACGGTCGCAAGGAGCTTCGGGTTCCACGGTCGTCGCATCCATGGAGGGCACAAGGCCGGTGCTTGTCGAAATTCAAGCATTGATTTCACCTACGAGTTTTGGAAACCCAAGGCGAATGGCCACGGGAATTGACCACAATCGAGTTTCGCTTTTAATGGCTGTTCTGGAAAAGAGAGTGGGCTTGCTGCTCCAAAACCAGGATGCGTATTTAAAGGTTGCTGGTGGGGTCAAGCTTGATGAACCGGCGATTGACCTCGCTGTCGCAATAAGCATTGCATCAAGCTTCCGTGATAAACCAACAAACCCTGCCGATTGCATCATTGGTGAAGTGGGGCTGACTGGGGAAGTCAGAAGGGTGTCACGGATAGAACAAAGGGTGCAGGAAGCAGCGAAGTTAGGGTTTGAGCGGGTTATCATACCGGCTAATAATATAGGGGGATGGACCGCCCCGAAAGGTATTAAGATCGTTGGTGTTTCATCGGTTTCGGAGGCTCTTAAACAAACGTTAGGGGGTTAA
- the disA gene encoding DNA integrity scanning diadenylate cyclase DisA: protein MTDKKGYEKTKLEILQIVAPGTPLREGIENVLRANTGGLIVVGYNEKVRTIVDGGFEINCNCTPSTLYELAKMDGAIILNETADKIIFANAQLVPDNSTPSTETGMRHRTAERVARETKSLVVAISQRRNVITLYQGNFRYALKDIGVILAKANLAIQTLEKYKVVLQQSISVLGALEFEEIVTYADLLQVFHRYVMVLRIKAELLTYLNELGTEGRLIRLQMNEILADIETEGKWLIKDYTSSNDENPEEIIFRLQELAMQEKLDESILLKVLGYHGYIHLDESVHPRGYRILHKIPRLPGLIIENLVKQFGSFSEVNKATVENLDDVEGIGEVRANKIKEGLRILKNQLVTNRRM from the coding sequence ATGACAGATAAAAAAGGGTATGAGAAAACAAAATTGGAAATTCTGCAAATTGTAGCACCGGGTACCCCGCTTCGGGAGGGCATTGAAAATGTCCTGAGGGCAAATACAGGTGGTTTGATAGTTGTCGGATATAACGAGAAGGTGCGAACGATCGTGGATGGCGGCTTCGAAATCAACTGCAACTGTACCCCCAGCACATTATATGAGTTGGCGAAGATGGACGGGGCCATCATTTTAAATGAAACGGCCGATAAGATCATTTTTGCAAATGCCCAATTAGTGCCGGATAATAGCACACCTTCCACTGAAACGGGAATGCGGCATAGGACAGCGGAACGTGTGGCAAGGGAGACCAAGTCGTTGGTCGTCGCAATCTCACAACGCCGGAATGTCATCACTTTATATCAGGGCAATTTCCGGTATGCCCTTAAAGATATAGGTGTCATACTCGCCAAGGCTAATTTGGCCATCCAGACCCTGGAAAAATACAAGGTGGTCCTGCAGCAGAGCATATCGGTTTTAGGAGCGCTCGAGTTTGAGGAAATCGTGACCTATGCCGACCTTTTGCAGGTATTTCATCGTTATGTAATGGTGCTCAGAATCAAGGCCGAGCTACTAACGTACCTTAATGAGCTTGGTACGGAAGGAAGATTGATCCGTTTGCAAATGAATGAAATCCTGGCAGATATTGAAACGGAAGGAAAATGGCTTATCAAGGATTATACCTCCAGTAATGATGAAAATCCCGAGGAAATCATTTTTAGGCTTCAAGAGTTGGCCATGCAGGAAAAACTGGATGAAAGCATTCTTCTAAAGGTGCTGGGCTATCATGGATACATACATCTTGATGAGTCAGTACATCCCCGTGGTTACCGTATTCTTCATAAAATCCCACGCCTGCCGGGTTTGATCATCGAAAATTTAGTGAAACAGTTCGGAAGCTTTAGTGAAGTCAATAAAGCAACGGTTGAAAACCTTGACGATGTGGAGGGTATAGGCGAAGTCCGCGCCAATAAAATCAAAGAAGGACTCCGCATTTTAAAAAATCAGCTGGTCACAAATAGAAGGATGTAA
- a CDS encoding PIN/TRAM domain-containing protein has translation MLKRIIQACFLIVGGTLGMLLIPELLIVLHADDIALLNNPYVSVLLGAIIFYLITFWAVDHVIYFMKWLEEQLVKIPITDIIFGSVGLLVGLLAAFLVGSAFSAIKVPILNTVVPIILTLLFGYLGFQVGFKKRDELLSLFMKSNKKKNTDGEASEEDEEGYSKRLKILDTSVIIDGRIADICQTGFLEGTIVIPQFVLNELQHIADSSDALKRNRGRRGLDILNRIQKDLPIKVEMYEGDFEDIQEVDSKLVKLAKISGGMVVTNDFNLNKVCEFQNVAVLNINDLANAVKPVVLPGEEMNVQVIKDGKEQNQGIAYLDDGTMIVVEGGRDHIGKRIDVLVTSVLQTSAGRMIFAKPKLLEKAL, from the coding sequence ATGTTAAAACGCATTATACAAGCATGCTTCTTAATAGTCGGCGGAACACTTGGTATGTTACTAATTCCTGAATTATTAATTGTTTTACATGCAGACGATATTGCTTTATTAAACAATCCTTATGTAAGTGTACTGTTGGGTGCCATTATCTTTTATCTTATAACTTTTTGGGCAGTAGATCATGTGATCTATTTTATGAAGTGGCTGGAGGAACAGCTTGTTAAGATACCGATTACGGATATAATCTTTGGCAGCGTCGGCCTTTTAGTGGGACTGCTTGCGGCGTTCTTGGTTGGCTCCGCCTTCAGTGCCATCAAGGTTCCTATTTTAAATACAGTGGTACCTATCATCCTTACGCTTTTATTTGGTTATCTTGGTTTTCAGGTGGGCTTTAAAAAACGTGATGAGCTATTGAGTTTATTCATGAAAAGCAATAAGAAAAAGAATACTGATGGTGAAGCGAGCGAAGAGGATGAAGAGGGGTATAGCAAGCGGCTGAAGATTCTCGATACTAGCGTCATCATTGATGGTAGAATTGCGGATATCTGTCAGACGGGCTTTCTGGAGGGTACCATAGTCATTCCTCAATTCGTATTAAACGAACTGCAGCACATTGCCGATTCATCTGATGCATTGAAAAGGAATCGCGGAAGACGCGGTTTGGATATCTTGAATCGAATTCAAAAAGACCTACCGATTAAAGTGGAGATGTACGAGGGGGATTTTGAAGACATTCAGGAAGTGGACAGTAAACTAGTGAAGCTTGCCAAAATATCGGGCGGAATGGTCGTTACCAATGATTTCAATTTAAACAAAGTATGCGAGTTTCAAAATGTGGCGGTCCTTAATATCAATGACCTGGCCAATGCCGTAAAACCTGTTGTACTTCCTGGGGAAGAGATGAATGTTCAAGTCATCAAGGACGGGAAAGAGCAGAACCAAGGCATCGCTTATTTGGATGATGGCACCATGATTGTAGTCGAGGGTGGCCGTGATCATATCGGGAAACGGATCGATGTACTTGTCACAAGTGTATTGCAAACCTCTGCAGGCCGGATGATATTCGCTAAACCGAAACTATTAGAAAAAGCATTATAA
- the ispD gene encoding 2-C-methyl-D-erythritol 4-phosphate cytidylyltransferase, translated as MFYEVVIPAAGQGKRMKAGKNKLFIELSGIPIIVYTLRVFEEDPDCRGVILSINPAEKDYFNQLIAAYGLKKVKKLVMGGKERQQSVYNGLQHAEEDIILVHDGARPFINLGQISELTTSASLHGGAVIAVPVKDTIKKAANKEVVETVERSSLWAVQTPQAFRLSILKNAYEQAEAEAFLGTDDASLLERINEQVVIIEGNYDNIKITTQEDLYFAEAILHKQQHGKR; from the coding sequence ATGTTTTATGAAGTAGTGATACCTGCAGCTGGACAAGGCAAAAGAATGAAGGCGGGCAAGAATAAACTTTTTATTGAACTATCGGGTATCCCGATCATTGTTTATACACTGCGTGTCTTCGAAGAAGATCCTGACTGTCGGGGGGTTATCCTTTCGATAAACCCGGCAGAAAAGGATTATTTCAATCAATTGATAGCAGCGTATGGGCTTAAAAAGGTCAAGAAACTGGTCATGGGCGGCAAGGAGCGCCAACAAAGCGTGTATAATGGACTGCAACATGCAGAAGAAGACATCATCCTGGTCCATGACGGTGCCCGCCCTTTTATCAATCTTGGGCAAATCAGTGAATTGACTACTTCCGCCTCCCTGCATGGAGGTGCCGTAATTGCAGTGCCCGTTAAGGATACGATTAAAAAAGCGGCAAACAAAGAGGTAGTGGAAACAGTGGAACGATCAAGCTTGTGGGCGGTACAAACTCCACAAGCTTTTCGTTTATCCATATTAAAAAATGCGTATGAACAGGCAGAAGCTGAAGCATTTTTAGGGACGGATGATGCAAGTTTGCTAGAGCGGATCAATGAACAGGTAGTTATTATTGAGGGCAATTATGATAATATTAAAATTACGACTCAGGAAGACCTTTATTTTGCAGAAGCGATTTTACATAAACAACAACATGGAAAAAGATGA
- the ispF gene encoding 2-C-methyl-D-erythritol 2,4-cyclodiphosphate synthase, with translation MFRIGQGYDVHQLVEGRPLIIGGITIPYEKGLLGHSDADVLLHTVADACLGAIGAGDIGKHFPDTDPEFKDADSAKLLQHIWAIVKKEGYSLGNADCTIIAQSPKMAPYIEEMRGRIAELLDASIDRINVKATTTEKLGFTGRSEGIAAQAVVLLVKSN, from the coding sequence ATGTTTAGAATAGGACAAGGATATGACGTTCATCAGCTTGTGGAAGGAAGACCTTTGATAATTGGCGGGATTACGATTCCGTATGAGAAAGGTCTGCTAGGTCATTCGGATGCGGATGTCCTTCTGCATACTGTTGCCGATGCTTGCTTGGGGGCAATTGGTGCAGGGGATATCGGTAAGCATTTTCCGGATACCGACCCTGAATTTAAAGATGCCGATTCGGCAAAACTGCTGCAGCATATTTGGGCGATCGTAAAAAAAGAAGGATATTCCCTAGGCAATGCGGACTGTACAATCATTGCACAAAGCCCAAAAATGGCACCGTATATCGAGGAAATGCGAGGCAGGATTGCTGAACTTTTAGATGCGTCGATAGACAGAATTAATGTAAAGGCGACCACTACCGAGAAACTTGGATTTACAGGCAGGAGCGAAGGAATCGCGGCACAGGCTGTAGTCTTATTGGTTAAATCAAACTAA